The Stegostoma tigrinum isolate sSteTig4 unplaced genomic scaffold, sSteTig4.hap1 scaffold_169, whole genome shotgun sequence region GTGgattgagggacacggggagggagggggtggggagtgaggaacacgggggagggggagggtggggactgagggacacggggagggagagtgtggggattGAGTCTCATTTGAGGAAGTTTGCGTTTTGATGGGAACAGCCGAGATTCCCAGGCAGACCCGAGCCAGAGAGCGACTCAGCGAATGGAGCCGATGCCCAGGGACAGCACCGAGGATCTTCTCCCATCGGATTCTCCGCATCCCAGCAACGGCACTGAGAGCGGGCCCTTCAGACAGAGGTGCGactcccctcaccctcaccctcaccctccctcaccctcccatctccctccctcaccctcaccctccctcaccctcccgtCACCCTCACTCATCCTCCCACAGCACGGGCCCCCCCCTACCCTgcaccctcaccctcccacagcgATGGTGCGAGACGGGGGTGGGATATTTACTGAGTCCTCGCTGACTGGCATTTCGTCCCCTGACAGGCAGGAGGCAGCGGAGAGCTATGGCTACTGCAGCCGACAGAACCCAGCCCAGGCCCCAGGCTGGCACAGCCCCCAGAGAGCTGTGCCAACTGGGCCCAAAGAGGGAAGGCAACTGGCGAGGAGACGACGCCTACCACCCACCCCAGCAGGTACAGAGGCCCGGCATGAACCCAtctccccgctccctccccatagccctgtatccgtccccaaactaatcccacggccccctccctccccatagccctgtatctgtccccaaactaatcccactgccccgctccctccccatagccctgtatccgtccccaaactaaacccactgcccccgctccctccccatagccctgtatccgtccccaaactaatcccactgcccccgctccctccccatagccctgtatccgtacccaaactaatcccactgcccccgctccctccccatagccctgtatccgtacCCAAACTAATCCCGctgcccccgctccctccccatagccctgtatccatccccaaaactaatcccactgcccccgctccctccccatagccctgtatccgtccccaaactaatcccactgccccctccctccccatagccctgtatccgtccccaaactaatcccactgccccctccctccccatagccctgtatccgtccccaaactaatcccactgcccccgctccctccccatagccctgtatccatccccaaaactaatcccactgtccccgctccctccccgtagccctgtatccgtccccaaactaatcccactgccccgctccctccccatagcgcTGTATccctccccaaactaatcccactgccccgctccctccccatagccctgtatccgtccgcaaactaatcccactgccccagactctccccatagccctgtatccgtccccaaactgaTCCCACtggccccgctccctccccatagccctgtatccatccccaaactaatcccactgtccccgctccctccccatagccctgtatccatccccaaactaatcccactgcccccgctccctccccatagccctgtatccatccccaactaatcccactgcccccaatccctccccatagccctgtatccatccccaaactaagcccactgccccgctccctccccatagccctgtatccgtccccaaactaatcccactgcccctgctccctccccatagccctgtatccgtccccaaactaatcccactgccccgctccctccccatagccctgtatccatccccaaactaaacccactgccccgctccctccccatagccctgtatccgtccccaaactaatcccactgcccctgctccctccccatagccctgtatccgtccccaaactaatcccactgccccgatccctccccatagccctgtatccatccccaaactaatcccactgcccccccctccccatagccctgtatccatccccaactaatcccactgcccccgctccctccccatagccctgtatccatccccaaactaatcccactgcccccgctccctccccatagccctgtatccatccccaactaatcccactgcccccgatccctccccatagccctgtatccatccccaactaatcccactgcccctgctccctccccatagccctgtatccgtccccaaactaatcccactgccccgctccctccccatagccctgtatccgtccccaaactaaacccactgcccccgctccctccccatagccctgtatccatccccaaactaatcccactgccccgctccctccccatagccctgtatccatccccaaactaatcccactgcccccgctccctccccatagccccgTCTCGATCTCGAACTGTGTTTTTCAGGCCGATCGACCGTGTTTACCTTCCAGTGTCTGGCTGGCTACGACAGCAGTGATGATCTCCCAATGCCGGGAACTTACCATCAGTATCCGCACCCCAGGCCTTCGGCCCATCATCAGGTACCGACCCCCTGCCTTGTCCTAgtgaccaccccccacccccccaaccgcCCCCATTACTGCTGCAACCCGCAGGCCTATTCCCGGGAGATCCGAGAGGCCGGAGCGTTCTGGGACTGTTTTGGGTGGGGGGGATCCTGTCGGCTGTGGGGTGGGTGCGGGGTGTCACAGCACGGAAGACATGGGCCAGGGGTCGTTGTGGGGGAGCTTTGGGTAGATCCACTTCTGATGGGACAGACACGTGCCgcgagtcgggggggggggggctcggGGGTCCATTCACCTGGGACAGTGTGGAAGGCCAGTAGCGGGCAGTATGGGCAGAGTGGCACCCTCCCAGCACCCCTGCTGGTTCCGTTATCGCGCTCACCCCAACCTCTGCCCCCTCCGCCAGCTTACTGCCCCTTCAAGGGGTCAACTGAGCCTgtgacacaggaacaggaggccattcagcccctccgcTGCAGAGCCTGCGACACAGGGACCAAAGCCcattccgcgcccccccccccccgcaccctaAGGCACTTCCTTACAATTGATCGATACTGCACCCTCctcgtccccctccccctcccccgtaaCCACACCCTCATCATCAgcctccctctcaccctcacactaACCCTCACCATCACCCTCGCCTTCACCGTCACCCTCATCCTCTccctcccctcgccctcccccctcccccgtaccctcaccctcaccatcagcctccctctcaccctcacgCTACCCCTCACCATCGCCCTTGCCCTCACCGTCACCCTCAGCTTctccctcccctcgccctcgccctcccactcccccgtaacctcaccctcaccatcagcctccctctcaccctcacactacccctcaccatcaccctctcccttaccctccccccctcctcctcctcctccccctcccccttaccctcacactcaccatcagCCTCCCTCTCGCCCTCACGCTACCCCTCACCATCACCCTCCCACTTACCGTCACCCTCAGCCACTCCcacccctcgccctcgccctcccccttaccctcaccctcaccctcaccatcagcctccctctcaccctcacgCTAGTCCTCACCATCACCCTTGCCCTCAACCTCACcgtcaccctctccctcccctcgccctcgccctcaccctcacccttcccctcccactccacccctccccctccccctccatctcccactcacgctccccctcaccctcaccattCCCTAACCCCTCCACGTCATCTTCCCCCTGAcagttcccctccacccccaaccctaTCAAGCCCCCTCcccgacccctccctcccccctacACCCTGACCCTCCCCCTCACCTGGATGAGCAGGGTTTGGGAGGGTCTCGGTACGGCAGTTCATTGGGGAGTAAGCCAGCCCCTACCCCCTCCCTCCATCTGTACACCCGCACCCTGAAAAATCCTGGCTCTTGAAAATGTGCCGCGTGCTGCCCCGCCTGGTCGATTAGCCAGACAGGGTGGACGTTACCTTGCTCAAAtgccaccacacacacccccccaaccgaCTCCCCGGCCAAACCGCCAAATGCGGGAGGGATTGCCCCAGAGTCAGGGgcaggtggggtggggtggctgGAAATACCtcggggtctctctctctctctctctctctctctctctctctctctctctctctctctctctctctctctccccctctctctctctcccccccgcaaCCCTCTGGGGGGATGCGGGAAGGAGGGGAACGCGCGGGGGTACAGAGCGCAGAGGGAGCGCGGCGAGCTGCCGGTTGGCGTGTGACAGCCCCCGCTGTCGAATAGCCCAGGGCGCCAAGCGTGCGGGCCATGCCGGGGGTGAATTGAGGGCCGAGGCGGGTTCAGACTGTGAAGCCGGCCCGGGTCGAATTGCCGCGGACGGTGAGCGAGTGAAGCCGAGGGAGCGAGCGGCCGGGAGACCTggcggggtgggtgggtgggggaggccATTCACGTGCTATCCATCagccctctccccccccaccccctaagCCAAACATTTGCCCCCCGCcaaccccatccccaaccccaacccaaccccaatGGAGGGCTAACAAGGTTATTCCTGCAGGTTTATGAATCCTACGGGAATTCGGCCCACTCCTGGGCTAGCCCTCGGCCCCCTCGCTCAAAGCGGGGCTGCCTGCTGTATGCACCTCTCATCCTGGTGCAGTCCGAGGGCTCCTGGAGGGACAGGAGGGCCAGGCTGAGCGGCCTGGAGCCGGGCCAATGGTACGGAGGCGATGATGCAGATTTGGGAAGACCGTATCGGGAGCGCACCTCGGCGACGCTCAGAGTGCCCGGCCCCCTCGGGCACGCACCCAGCGAGAAGCAGGGCAGCGCGGACAGCCTGGTGGAGGCGGTGAGTCTGAGTCCATTCTGCCCCCAGTCCCCGTACTATCCTTCCTAGGTCGAAACCTACCCCTCACCCTGTCAGCCATTGCtgaggggagcgggcactgtcggacggtcagcgccgagggagcgggcgctgtcggagggtcagcgccgagggagcgggcgctgtcggagggtcagcgccgagggagcgggcgctgtcggagggtcagcgccgagggagcgggcgctgtcggagggtcagcgccgggggagcgggcgctgtcggagggtcagtgccgggggagcgggtgctgtcggagggtcagtgccgcgggagcgggcgctgtcggagggtcagtgctgggggtgcgggcgctgtcggagggtcagtgctgagggagcgggcgctgtcggagggtcaggggtgagagagcggggcgctgtcggagggtcagtgttgagggagcgggcactgtcggagggtcagtgttgagggagcgggcactgtcggagggttagcgCTGAGGAAGCTGGCGCtgttggagggagagggagcgggcgctgtcggagggtcagtgctgggggtgcgggcgctgtcggagggtcagtgctgagggagcgggcgctgtcggagggtcagtgccgagggagcgggcgctgtcggagggtcagcgccgagggagcgggcgctgtcggagggtcagcgccgagggagcgggcgctgtcggagggtcagtgctgagggagcgggcgctgtcggagggtcagtgctgagggagcgggcgctgtcggagggtcagtgctgggggagcgggcgctgtcggagggtcagggctgagggagcgggcgctgtcggagtgtcagggctgagggagcgggcgctgtcggagggtcagggctgagagagcgggcgctgtcggagggtcagggctgagggagcgggcgctgtcggagggtcagtgttgagggagcgggcgctgtcggagggttagcGCTGAGGAAGCTGGCGCtgttggagggagagggagcgggcgctgtcagagggtcagcgctgagggagcaggcgctgtcggagggtcagtgctgagggagcgggctctgtcggagggtcagtgctgagggagcgggctctgtcggagggtcagtgctgagggagcgggcgctgtcggagggtcagtgctgtggaagcgggcgctgtcggagggtcagtgctgagggagcgggcgctgtcggagggtcagcgccgaggagagcgggcgctgtcggagggtcagtgctgagggagcgggcgctgtcggagggtcagtgttgagggagcgggcactgtcagagggtcagcgccgagggagcgggcgctgtcggagggtcagcgccgagggagcgggcgctgtcggagggtcagcgccgagggagcgggcgctgtcggagggtcagcgccgagggagcgggcgctgtcggagggtcagcgccgagggagcgggcgctgtcggagggtcagcgccgagggagcgggcgctgtcggagggtcagtgccgagggagcgggcgctgtcggagggtcagtgctgggggagcgggcgctgtcggagggtcagtgctgagggagcgggcgctgtcggagggtcagtgctgggggagcgggcgctgtcggagggtcagggctgagggagcgggcgctgtcggcgtgtcagggctgagggagcgggcgctgtcggagggtcagggctgagggagcgggcgctgtcggagggtcagggctgagggagcgggcgctgtcggagggtcagtgttgagggagcgggcgctgtcggagggttagcGCTGAGGAAGCTGGCGCtgttggagggagagggagcgggcgctgtcagagggtcagcgctgagggagcgggtgctgtcggagggtcagtgctgagggagcgggtgctgtcggagggtcagtgctgagggagcaggcgctgtcggagggtcagtgctgagggagcgggtgctgtcggagggtcagtgctgagggagcgggctctgtcggagggtcagtgctgagggagcgggcgctgttggagggtcagtgctgtggaagcgggcgctgttggagggtcagtgctgtggaagcgggcgctgtcggagggtcagtgctgagggagcgggcgctgtcggagggtcagcgccgaggagagcgggtgctgtcggaggatcagtgctgagggagcgggcgctgtcggagggtcagcgcagagggagcgggcgctgtcggagggtcagcgctgagggagcgggcgctgtcggagggtcagcgccgagggagcgggcactgtcggagggtcaaatGTAAATAACAGATTTGTTCTCCATTTCTtccttctctctgcctctccatccctctctcctccggggggtggggtggggggtcggTGTGGGGTTGGCGACGTCTGGTGTCCATGGCGGTCCCCCCAGGTGCTGATCTCCGAGGGCCTGGAGCTCTGTGCCCGCGACCCCAGCTTCGTGGCCTTGGCGAAGCAGGAGCTCGCCGATGCCTGCGACCTGACGGTGGAGGAGATGGAGATCGCGGCATGCGACCTGTTGGGCCAGGGCGGGCGGGGGACCCTGCTCGCCCGGGACGTCGGCGCCCCCTGCAGCGACGAGGAGTCAGTGCGCGGAGCCGCTGAGGACGAGCTACTGGACGAGATAACGTGCAGCGGGGCCTACTAGATTTTAATGAAGATGTACCCCCGCAGCCATCTTTGAACGGTTCCCCCGCCGCCCTCCCACCGACTGTCAAAAACACACACCCCAAAACATCGGGCCGCCGCGCTCCAGACCATTTGGCTCGGCCCTTCCTCGGCCCCAGGCTGTCCCCGCAGTGTGTCGGCTTCTGTAGATCATTTCTTCTCCTCGTTCTCTTTATTTCCCGTCCTCGATTTTACCCGCCTCTTGTCGAAGAGCTCGGTCACAGGAAGGGCGTGGGCAGCCATTCGGCCCCAGCAGCATAGGCTTCAAGCAGGCCCCAGTAGCACGGACTGGGGTAGGCCCCAGTAGCTCGGTCTGGAGTATGCCCCTGTAGCTCGGTCTGGAGTAGGCCCCAGTAGCTCAGTCTGGAGTAGGCTCCAGTAGCTCGGACTGGAGTAGGCCCCAGTAGCTCGGACTGGAGTAGACCCCAGTAGCTCGGACTGGAGTATGCCTCGGTAGCTCGGTCTGGAGTAGGCCCCTGTTGCACAGACTGGAGTAGGCCCCAGTAGCTCAGACTGGAGTAGGCCCCAGTAGCTCGGACTGGCATAGGCCCCAGTAGCTTGGACTGGAGTAGGCCTCGGTAGCTCGGACTGGAGTAGGCCCCAGTAGCACAGCCTGGAGTAGGCCCCAGTAGCACAGCCTGGAGTAGGCCCCAGTAGCTCAGACTGGAATAGGTCCCTGTAGCTCGGTCTGGAGTAGGCCCCTGTAGCTCGGACTGGAGTAGGCCCCAGTAGCACAGACTGGAGTAGGCCCCTGCAGCTCGGACTGGAGTAGGCCCCAGTAGCTCGGACTGGAGTAGGCCCATGTTGCACAGACTGGAGTAGGCCCCAGTAGCTCGGACTGGAGTAGGCCCCTGTTGCACAGACTGGGGTAGGCCCCAGTAGCTCGGACTGGGGTAGGCTCCAGTAGCTCGGACTGGAGTAGGCCCCAGTAGCTCGGACTGGAGTAGGCCCCAGGAGCTCGGACTGGAGTAGGCCCTAGTAGCTCGGACTGGAGTAGGCCCCAGCAACACGTAGACGAGTAGGCCCCAGTAGCTCGGCCTCGAGTGGGCTTCAGCAGCAGGGACCAGGGTAGGCCCAAGCAGCGGGGACCGGAGTAGGCCCGTGTCCTATGATGGAGCATTTAACGGGAAGACCTGTCAAGTTGGACTCAGTTTCTTCATTTCTTTGTCTTTCCGCCCTTACCCTGAGTGTTTTGGTGATTTATTTTCATGGTTAAAGATGGCGTTCGAGTGCGGCAGGGCTGGACAACACCGGTTTGTCACAATGTACACATGGCAGCTCAGAGCTCAAATAAAGCCGTGCAGGACATTGGTCTGGCTGCTTTGGGAATGCCACGTCcgatcccggtctccctgctacggGAAGGACGTTGGGAAAGGGGTTCGGAAAAGGAGGGCTttagctacagggagaggctgggtgctgttttccccggagcgtcggaggctgaggcgggaccttatcaaggtttataaacccatgaggggcagggagagggggaatAGGGAAGGTCTTTACCACCCAGgggtaggggggtccaaaactagaggggcacaggtttaaggtaggagggggaaagggaccggaggggcaacgttttcacgcagagggtggggCGTGTGTGGGacgaggaagtgggtgggggctggtacagtgacaGCATTTAACAGGGATCGGGATGGGGACGTGgataaggaagggtttagagggacaggggccacacgctggcaaatgggactgggatTAGTGTAGGATGTGTCGGCCGGCATGGACaggctgggccgaagggcctgtttgcatgtTGTATGGGGCTTgaggagatgacagagatagggagggggtgtagggggttggagggggtgacagagatagggagggggtgtagggggtgacagagatagggaggtggtgtagggggctggaggcgGTGACGGAGACAGAGGGGTGTGGGGCTGGTGAGAGAGGTCACAGAGATCAGGAGAaaatacacaggggctgctgttctctataatatacacaggggctgctgttctctataatatacacaggggctgctgttctctataatatccacagggactgctgttctctataatatccacagggactgctgttctccaaaatatacacagggactgccgttctgtctaatatacagaggggctgccgttatctataatatacacagggactgccgttctctataatatacacagggaccgccgttctctataatatacacaggggctgctgttctctataatatacacagggactgctgttctctataatatacacaggggctgctgttctcaataatatacacagggactgctgttctctatatgaaacacagggactgctattctctatattatacacaggggctgctgttctctataatacacacagggactaccgttctctataatatacacagggactgctgttctcgataatatacacaggggctgccgttctgtctaatatacagaggggctgccgttatctataatatacacagggactgccgttctctataatatacacagggaccgccgttctctataatatacacaggggctgctgttctctataatatacaaagggactgctgttctctataatatacacaggggctgctgttctctataatatacacagggactgctgttctctataatatacacaggggctgctgttctcaataatatacgcagggactgctgttctctatatgaaacacagggactgctgttctctatattatacacaggggctgctgttctctataatacacacagggactaccgttctctataatatacacagggactgctgttctcgataatatacacaggggctgctgttctctataatatacacagggactgctgttctctataatatagacaggggctgctgttctctataatatacacagggactgctgttctatataatatacacagggactgctgttctatataatatacacagggcctgctgttctccataatatacagagggagtgctcttctctataatatacacaggggctgctgttctctataatatacacagggactgctgttctatataatatacacagggactgctgttctctataatatacacagggactgctgttctatataatatacacagggactgctgttctctataatatacacaggggctgccgttctctataatatacacagggactgccgttctatataatatacgcagggactgccgttctgtctaatatacacaggggctgccgttctctataatatacacagggaccgccgttctctataatatacacaggggctgctgttctctataatatacaaagggactgctgttctctataatatacacaggggctgctgttttctataatatacacagggactgctgttctctataatatacacagcggctgctgttctacataatatacacagggactgctgttctctatatgaaacagagggactgcagttctctatattatacacaggggctgctgttctctataatacacacagggacgaccgttctctataatatacacagggactgctgttctctataatatacacaggggctgctgttctctataatatacacaggggctgctgttctatatacacagggactgctgttctctataacattcacagggaatgccgttctctataatatacacagggactgctgttctctataacagacacaggggctgctgttctctataatatacacaggggctgctgttctacataatatagacgggggctgctgttctctataatatacagagggattgctgttctcgagaagatacacaggggctgctgttctctataatatacacagggactgctgttctctataatatacacaggggctgctgttctatataatatacacaggggctgctgttctctataatatacacagggactgctgttctctataatatacgcaggggctgctgttctctataatatacgcaggggctgccgttctatataatatacacagggactgctgttctgtataatatacacagggactgccgttctctataatatacacagggactgctgttctctataatatacacaggggctgctgttctctataatatagacacggactgctgttctctataatatacacaggggctgctgttgtACATAATAcagacaggggctgctgttctctataatatacagagggattgctgttctcgagaagatacacaggggctgctgttctctataatatacacagggactgctgttctctataatatacacaggggctgctgttctatataatatacacaggggctgctgttctctataatatacacagggactgctgttctctataatatacgcaggggctgctgttctctataatatacgcaggggctgccgttctatataatatacacagggactgctgttctgtataatatacacagggactgccgttctctataatatacacagggactgctgttctctataatatacacaggggctgctgttctctataatatagacacggactgctgttctctagaatatacacaggggctgctgttctctataatattcacaggggctgctgttctctataatatacacagggactgctgttctctataatatacacagggactaccgttctctataatatacacagggactactgttctatataatatacacaggggctgctgttctctataatatacacaggggctgctgttgtctatattatacagagggactgctgttctctatgatatacacagggactaccgttctctataatatacacacggactgctgttctctataatatacacaggggctgctgttctctataatatagacacggactgctgttctctataatatacacaggggctgctgttctctataatataaacaggggctgctgttctatataatatacacagggactgccgttct contains the following coding sequences:
- the LOC125450055 gene encoding voltage-dependent L-type calcium channel subunit alpha-1F-like yields the protein MEPMPRDSTEDLLPSDSPHPSNGTESGPFRQRQEAAESYGYCSRQNPAQAPGWHSPQRAVPTGPKEGRQLARRRRLPPTPAGRSTVFTFQCLAGYDSSDDLPMPGTYHQYPHPRPSAHHQVYESYGNSAHSWASPRPPRSKRGCLLYAPLILVQSEGSWRDRRARLSGLEPGQWYGGDDADLGRPYRERTSATLRVPGPLGHAPSEKQGSADSLVEAVLISEGLELCARDPSFVALAKQELADACDLTVEEMEIAACDLLGQGGRGTLLARDVGAPCSDEESVRGAAEDELLDEITCSGAY